DNA sequence from the Ruminococcus albus 7 = DSM 20455 genome:
GTTGTGCCGATACTCCGTGCAGGTCTCGGCATGGTGAATGGCATACTTGCACTGGTGCCATCCGCAAAGGTAGGCCATATAGGTCTTTACAGGGACGAAGTTACCCATGAGCCCCATGAGTACTTCTGCAAGCTCCCTGAAAATATTGACGAGAGACTTGTTATACTTCCCGACCCAATGCTGGCTACGGGTGGTTCGGCTATTACTGCTGTTGATTTCATCAAGCAGCGCGGCTGCACCAATATAAAGTTCATGTGCATAATAGCAGCTCCCGAGGGTCTGGAGGCGCTGAAAAAGGCTCACCCCGATATCGACATTTATGTTGGAAGCCTTGATGAAAAACTCAATGAGAACGCATATATCGTACCGGGTCTTGGTGATGCGGGTGACAGGATCTTCGGAACGAAGTAAACACTGAAAGGAGAGAACGCTGATGCAGATAACCAATATGCCTGAATTCCATAAGCATATAAAAAGAGTTATAATCTCCGAGGAGGAGCTGAGGGATGCTGTTCAGAAGACAGGCGAGATAATCAGTATGGAGTATAAAGACAAGCCTCTGCTGCTTGTAAGTATACTCAAAGGTGCCTATGTGTTCCTTGCAGACCTAAGCCGCGCCATAACCATACCGCATGAGATAGGTTTTATGGCGGCGAAAAGCTATTTTGAAAGCACTGAAAGCTCGGGCACTGTGGATATAACCCTAGATCTCAAGCAGGATATCAGCAAGTATCACGTTGTGATAGTTGAAGATATAATCGACACCGGAAGGACTCTCAGCAAGGTAAAGGAGTACCTTGAAAGCAAGGGACCTTTATCCCTTAAAATAATCACTATGCTTGATAAGCCCGAAAGAAGACTGGTAAAACTGCAGTCGGATTATTCACTGTTTACTATACCCGATTATTTCGTTATAGGTTATGGTCTTGATTACGGCGAGTATTACCGCAATCTGCCGTGTATAGCTGAATTTGAGGAGGGCGAATGATATGGGGAGCAAAACAAAGAAGAAGAGGAACCATATCACGCACCCATCTGAACGAATGGGCAGCAAGGAAGTACAGACCGTGACCGAAACAGGTGCGCTTGGAAAATTCTTCAAGCTGAATGCACGCGGCACAGATGTCCGCACAGAGGTAATGGCAGGTCTAACCACATTTATGACTATGGCATATATCCTTGCGGTGAACCCCAGTGTGCTTTCAGCGGCGGGCATGGACAGCACTGCTGTATTGCTGGCTACCTGTCTTGCATCCTTTATCGGAACTATGTGCATGGGACTTTTGGCGAATCTGCCTTTTGCCTTGTCGGCAGGCATGGGACTGAATGCATTCATGGCATACACTGTATGCGGCTCTATGGGATATTCCTGGCAGGTGGCACTGCTGGCTGTATTCATCGAGGGTGTGATATTTATAGTCCTCTCCGCTACCAAGGTAAGAGAAGCTATATTTGACTGTATACCGTTATCACTGAAAAAAGCGGTATCTGTAGGTATAGGTCTGTTCATAGCCTTTATAGGACTTCAGAACTCAAAGCTGGTAGTTGGCGGCGCGACACTGGTGGAGATGGTGGATTTCAGACAGGAATTCACAACACGGGGGATATGCGCACTGCTGACAGTCATAGGTACTGCCGCCATGGCGATACTCTATATCAAAAAGGTGCCCGGTTCCATACTTATAGGTATATTCGGAACGTGGATACTTGGTATGATATGCCAGGGCATCGGGCTTTACGTGCCTGATAATGAGAACTGGTTCTCATTGTTTCCAAGCTTTACTATGACAGATTTTTCGGCATTGGGCAAGACCTTCGGACAGTGCTTTAATGTTGATATGAACAGTGTGGGTATATTCAATTTCATAGTGGTAGTATTCTCATTCCTGTTCGTTGACCTGTTCGATACACTGGGTACTCTCATTGGTGTGGCTTCAAAGGCTGATATGCTTGACAAGGACGGCAAGCTGCAGGCGATACGTCCAGCACTTATGGCTGATGCTGTTGCAACTACTGGCGGTGCTGTACTGGGTACTTCCACCACAACTACTTTTGTTGAATCCGCAGCAGGTGTTGGTGCAGGCGGAAGAACGGGACTTACAGCGGTGACTACTGCAGTACTGTTTCTGGCATCCATGCTGTTTGCGCCTGTATTCATAGCGATACCATCCTTTGCCACCGCACCGGCGCTCATCGTTGTAGGTTTCCTGATGTTCAGCTCGATAACCGATATCAGGTTCGATGCGGATAACTACACTGAGGCTCTGCCTGCTTATTTCTGCATACTGGCTATGCCATTGTTCTACAGTATAGCTGAGGGTATCGCTGTTGGTGTTATGTCTTACGTGGTAATAAATCTCTTCTGCGGAAAGGCTAAGAAAATAAATCCGATAATGTATGTGTTGTCGGTACTGTTCGTGCTGAAATATATCTTCCTGTAATATGGATATTTATGAAAGGGCAGGGATGATGAGATATGGAAAAGAAAAGGATATTTGGTGTGGTATTCGCAGTTATACTGATGGTGGTGCTGTTCGTTGAGGGCAGTATACTCAGGGAACTTGTCAACTGCGGTTACGGACTTGCTGAGCTTCCGAAGACCACTATGGTATTTCTGAAGATGAACAAGGGTTTTACGGTAAGTAATCATTCAGAGGACGGTAAGATAGAATTCATCGGCAGCAGCAAGGATAATTACGGCGATTATTTCAGCAAGAAAGGCTATCATCTTGTATACGATATGGACGGCGTAAAATATTACGGCAAAGGCGAGGACAGCGATTTCGGCATAGCTGTCAAAGAGAAGAACAGCTGGTTCGCGGTATATAAGATATCGGAAGATCATCCTATAGAGGATATCGGCTGAACTATAGTTAACAAGGCGGAATTTCGCCTGACATAAGGAGTGTTTGAAATGGAAACATATACATTGAAGGTGGCAGGTCTTACAAGAGAACTGCCTATATGCGCTGCAAGCGAGAAACTGGACATAGCTGCATTCATCATGTTCTCTGATGTGGAGATGACTGTTGAGGCTGCTGCGGAGCTGCTGAAAAAAGCTCCCGATTTTGATGTTATCATCACAGCCGAATCAAAAGGCATACCGCTGGCTTATGAGGCAGCAAGACAGTCTGGAAAGAATTATGTGGTAGCAAGAAAATCAGTAAAGCTGTACATGACAGATCCTATATCGGTACAGGTGAAGTCCATAACCACAGCGGCTGTGCAGACACTTTATCTTTCACAGGAAGATGTGGCAAGGCTGAAGGGCAAGCGCGTGCTTATACTTGATGATGTTATAAGCACAGGAGAATCTCTCACTGCAGTGGAAGAACTTGTCAGGGAAGCAGGCGGAAACATAGTTGGTGCAGGTGCTGTGCTGGCTGAGGGCGATGCTGCTGACAGGACAGATATCTTTTTCCTTGAAAAGCTCCCGCTGTTCTTCAAATAATGTATTCACAGGCGCTTCCCGACAGGGGAGCGCCTTTTGTGTATAAGCCGTTAGTGTATTTATGTCAAGGCTTTACATTTGTGCGGAAATCTGATATAATATCACAGTGAAAGTGTGGTGACGGTATATGAAACGCATATTATTCTTTGCGGCGGTACTTCTGGCACTGTCGGTGTACAGCTCGGTAAAGCTTGCAAACTATTTCGGTACGGGCGGTGACCGTCCGGGATACTGTGGGTATATGATCTATCTGCCGTTTCTGAGTATACCGCTTTATCTCGGTGCGTCGTTTATACGTCATTTAGGCAGGCTCACTCTGAAAAAACTTGATAATATGGAGGGGCATGATTTTGAATATGCCTGTGCGGGTATACTCAAAGCCAACGGTTTTCGTGATATAGAAGTGACCAAGGGCTCGGGGGATTTCGGAGTTGATATAATCGCGGTGAAGAAGCGTAAAAAATATGCAGTGCAGTGCAAGCGCTACGATAAAAAGCTTGGGAATCCAGCGGTGCAGGAGGTCATAGGTGGACTGGCTTACTACGGCTGTGAGGCAGGTGCCGTTATGACCAACAGCTATTTTACCGAGTCAGCCCGAAAGCTTGCAGAGGTAAACGGCATTGAACTGTGGGACAGGGATACGCTGGCTGATATGCTGAAAAAGCAGGGTAATGCAAAATACATCCTTGAAACAGTTCCTGCGGATATGGAGGATATACCGCCAGAGAGCGTATGTGCCCTTACGGTGGAGAGATTTTTTGAAGATCATGGGATAACGGTGCAGACGGTAAATACCGAGTATCTTGAAGACAGCT
Encoded proteins:
- the upp gene encoding uracil phosphoribosyltransferase — translated: MGKVTVIDHPLIKHKISLLRDENTGTRDFRILVEEIAMLMGYEALRDLPTELVSVKTPITTADVPMLSGKKLAVVPILRAGLGMVNGILALVPSAKVGHIGLYRDEVTHEPHEYFCKLPENIDERLVILPDPMLATGGSAITAVDFIKQRGCTNIKFMCIIAAPEGLEALKKAHPDIDIYVGSLDEKLNENAYIVPGLGDAGDRIFGTK
- a CDS encoding NCS2 family permease; protein product: MGSKEVQTVTETGALGKFFKLNARGTDVRTEVMAGLTTFMTMAYILAVNPSVLSAAGMDSTAVLLATCLASFIGTMCMGLLANLPFALSAGMGLNAFMAYTVCGSMGYSWQVALLAVFIEGVIFIVLSATKVREAIFDCIPLSLKKAVSVGIGLFIAFIGLQNSKLVVGGATLVEMVDFRQEFTTRGICALLTVIGTAAMAILYIKKVPGSILIGIFGTWILGMICQGIGLYVPDNENWFSLFPSFTMTDFSALGKTFGQCFNVDMNSVGIFNFIVVVFSFLFVDLFDTLGTLIGVASKADMLDKDGKLQAIRPALMADAVATTGGAVLGTSTTTTFVESAAGVGAGGRTGLTAVTTAVLFLASMLFAPVFIAIPSFATAPALIVVGFLMFSSITDIRFDADNYTEALPAYFCILAMPLFYSIAEGIAVGVMSYVVINLFCGKAKKINPIMYVLSVLFVLKYIFL
- a CDS encoding restriction endonuclease, which gives rise to MKRILFFAAVLLALSVYSSVKLANYFGTGGDRPGYCGYMIYLPFLSIPLYLGASFIRHLGRLTLKKLDNMEGHDFEYACAGILKANGFRDIEVTKGSGDFGVDIIAVKKRKKYAVQCKRYDKKLGNPAVQEVIGGLAYYGCEAGAVMTNSYFTESARKLAEVNGIELWDRDTLADMLKKQGNAKYILETVPADMEDIPPESVCALTVERFFEDHGITVQTVNTEYLEDSCELLMEIVPETGVRISDIRDLAPELAIHGGWEYVTCVFPSHTAGTVGLEIPLEMDDIDKE
- the hpt gene encoding hypoxanthine phosphoribosyltransferase, with product MQITNMPEFHKHIKRVIISEEELRDAVQKTGEIISMEYKDKPLLLVSILKGAYVFLADLSRAITIPHEIGFMAAKSYFESTESSGTVDITLDLKQDISKYHVVIVEDIIDTGRTLSKVKEYLESKGPLSLKIITMLDKPERRLVKLQSDYSLFTIPDYFVIGYGLDYGEYYRNLPCIAEFEEGE
- a CDS encoding phosphoribosyltransferase family protein encodes the protein METYTLKVAGLTRELPICAASEKLDIAAFIMFSDVEMTVEAAAELLKKAPDFDVIITAESKGIPLAYEAARQSGKNYVVARKSVKLYMTDPISVQVKSITTAAVQTLYLSQEDVARLKGKRVLILDDVISTGESLTAVEELVREAGGNIVGAGAVLAEGDAADRTDIFFLEKLPLFFK